CAACGAGAGCTTTAACCCGGACTACTGCCGCGAGCAGCCCAGTATAGCCGCGCAGCTGCGCGAGGGCATCCAGTTCTTCTCCCGAAAGTATCCCTCGATGGGCTTTCTGGCCTACTTTCAGGCCTACTCAAACACCTATGCTCCGCTGGACATCCTGCGCGAACGCTATGAGGAAGCCCTCGCCCAGCCCGGCATCGTCGGTCTGGTGCTCGGCACCCGCCCGGACTGCGTGACCGAGGAGGCCCTCGACTATCTGGCCGAGCTGGCGCGCGAGCACACCGTCATGATCGAGTACGGCGTCGAATCCGTAAAGGACCAGACCCTGCGCCGCATCCGGCGTGGCCATAGCTACGCCGACTCGGTCCGGGCCATCGAGAAAACCGCTCAACGGGGCATCACCGTGGGGGCTCACCTCATGCTCGGCCTGCCCGGCGAAACGTACGAGGACTGGATAGCACAGGCACAGGCTGTCTCCGCCCTGCCCCTTGATCACCTCAAGCTGCACCAGCTCCAGATCGTGCGCGATACAACGCTGGCCGACGAATACCTGGCAGACCCGTCGCGCTTTCACCTTTTCAGCCCCGAGGAGTACCTCGAAACGGTGGTCGATTACCTGGAGCGCCTCAACCCGCAGATTGTCGTCGAACGCTTCACCAGCGAAGCCCCCGCGGACCTGCTGCTGGCCCCGGACTGGGGAAAGCTCCGCAACTACCAGTTTGCGATGAAGGTCGAGAAACGCCTGCGCGAACGCGACACCTACCAGGGCCGCCTCTACGCTGAGCAGGACATAGTCCTGCACCTGTGATGCTCACGCATCACTGATGACTCCGCTAAGGCGGAGCCATAGGCCGAGTTGCATCCGGTGGCAATAATGCTGTCTCCAGATCACACGAACTCCTCTTGCGCAATCGAAAGCTAAAGGGGTAGGCACGCAGTGCCGTAGGGGCGAAGCCCCTCAATGCCACCGGGTGCAACCCGGTCACGCACCCATCACATCGCCCATGTGGGCGTAGAGTTCGCGTCCGGCGGCGGTATGCTCTAAAAGGTCGGCGGACAACTCCACCCGGCCGGGCTCAAAGAGCGTGATGCACATTGAGCCGCCGAAGCCGAAGTAACCCTTTTCGCCGCCCTTGGGCGTGTACTGGCCGGGCACATGCGTCTGCACGATCGTGCCCACACAAGTCGCGCCAACCTCCAGGCAGAGTATCTGCCCAAAGCTTTCCGTCTTCAGTCCGGTCAGGGCACGCTTGTTTTCCCACAGGACAGACAGCCGCTGGCGCAGGCACACCGGGTTGACGGAGTAGAGGCTGCCGTTGACGAGCAGCGTCTCACCCGGCACGCCCTCGGCCGGATAGTGAAAACGGTGATAGTCCACCGGGCACAGCCGCGAGATGACCATCGAACCGCCGCTGTATTGGTCCGCCAATACGGGATCGCCGAGCAGTTTCTCCAGGTCCATACGCTGGCCCTTGGCGTAAAACTGGTCCGATGCGCTCACATCGGCAAAGCCCAGATGCCGACCGTCGGCGGGGAAGACCACGGTGGCCTCGTCCGCGTCAATCGGCCGAGCCTCGGGCTTGAGGTGGCGCGAAAAGAAATCGTTAAAATTTTGGAAGTGGTCCGGCGGTCTCGCCATCTCGTTGATATCGAGCCCGTATTTTTCGATGAAGGGGACGATCTTGCGTGCGCTGGAGCGACGGTCCATCCGCCAGCCGTACCAGCGTGAGAACCACGCGCGCTTGGCCGCGAGCTCGACCGTGAGCCGCCCCAGCGGCTTGTTATAGGCCCAGTCCAGCCAAGCCTCGCCGTAGACGGACTCGCGCTCGATCTGGCCGGTCAGGCGATTAAAAAACTCGGGGCCTTGGGATTCGCTCATGCGGGGCACAGGTTTTAGCAAAAACACCGCCACGCCAAGCGGGAAAGTCATGGCCACGAAGAGTCCCGGCACGGGCCGGAATCTTGACAGCCCTCAGGCCTCGGCCCTATTGTTGCAACCCTATTGCATCTTTAACGTTGTACCGGTTTCCGTCATGAATGCCAAGCCCCCCGCCGTCAGCCAGTCCGACAACCCCAACCTGATCCCCCCGAGCGGCCCAAACTGGCGCCTGATTGGAGCCGCGATTGTCGCCCTGGCGATTATCGGCAGCATCGTATCGATCCCACTCTACGAGCGCTGGCAGACGGAGAAGGCCGCCCACATCGAGCGCGGCAAACAATTTGGAGCGCTCTACCCCATCGAAATCAACGGCCAACCCTACGAGCTGGAGCTCGGCTGGGGCCGCAAAAACCTCATCATCCTGACCGAGCCACTCCTGCCCACGGATACGCAGATCACTGTCAGCGGGGACTTCGGCACGGAGACGCTCGCCTGGAACGAGGAGTACAAGATATTCGGCCCCTCGCAGCTCCCCGTCGATCCCGCCGCCCACCACAAGGTCACCGTCACCATCAAGGACGCTGACGGCAACCTGCTGTGGAAAGGCAAACGCTGGGCCTGGGGCATCGTCAGCGAGCATCACCACCACTAGCAGGCAGGACACAGTCCTGCACCTGTGATCCTGTCGGATCACTGAGGCCAACGCTTTAAGCGTCGGCCTGGGCAATGGCGGTTGCGCCGATTCAAACGAACTTCTCTTGCTCTATATAAAAGAGCAGCGAACGCAGTGAGCGATGGGGCAGAGCCCCATCATTCGCATCACATGCCGAGCATGTGCAGTTCGCCGTCCCTGACGGTGAAGGTGACGGTGGAGCCGTCGCCGACATCACCGGCGATGATGGCGCGGGCCAGGCGCGTCTCGACCTGCTTCTGGAGGAAGCGCTTGAGCGGACGGGCACCGTAGACCGGATCAAAGCCCTTCTCCGCCACCCACGAGCGAGCGTCTGCGTCGAGCGCGACCTTGACGCCACGGTCTTCGAGGCGGTGGTTGAGGTCGGCCACCAGCAGGTCCACGATCTTCGTGATCTCTTCGAGCGTAAGCGGTTTGAAGAGCACGATGTCGTCGATGCGGTTGAGGAACTCCGGGCGGAATCCGGCGCGCAGCTCGGTCATGACGGACTCGCGGACAGACTCGGGGATTTCCCCACCGGCAAAGCCGTCAATGAGGAAGCGTGAGCCGACGTTCGAGGTCATGATGATGACCGTGTTCTTAAAGTCCACGTTGCGGCCCTGCGAGTCGGTCAGGCGACCGTCGTCGAGGATCTGCAGGAGCGCGTTGAACACGTCCGGGTGCGCCTTTTCGATCTCGTCGAAGAGCACGACGGAGTACGGCTTGCGGCGGACGGCCTCGGTGAGCTGACCGCCCTCCTCGTAGCCGACGTAGCCGGGAGGCGCGCCGATGAGGCGGGCCACCGCGTGCTTTTCCATGTACTCGGACATGTCGAGGCGGACGATGTTCTGCTCGGTGTCAAAGAGCGACTCCGCGAGGGTCTTGGCCAGCTCGGTCTTCCCCACCCCGGTCGGCCCGAGGAAGAGGAACGAGCCGATCGGGCGGCGCGGGTCCTTGATGCCGGAGCGGGCGCGCAGGATAGCCTCGGAGACGAGCGTCACCGCCTCGTCCTGCCCGATCACGCGATCGTGCAGGATGTTCTCCAGGTTCAGGAGCTTTTCTTTTTCGCCCTCGACCAGACGCGAGACGGGTATGCCCGTCCAGCGGCCCACAATCTCGGCGATCTCCTCGGCAGAGACTTCCTCCTTCACAAGGGTGTCGCCGGAGCGTACCTCCTGCTTTTCCTGGGCTTCGAGTTTCTTCAACTCGTCTTCGAGTTGAGGCAGCTTACCGTGGCGCAGCTCCGCGAGCTTCTGCAGG
This genomic interval from Ruficoccus sp. ZRK36 contains the following:
- a CDS encoding TIGR01212 family radical SAM protein (This family includes YhcC from E. coli K-12, an uncharacterized radical SAM protein.), encoding MSAVYPWGHEGRYNDFTRAFRRRFEGRVQKVSVDGGFTCPNRDGTLACSGCAYCNNESFNPDYCREQPSIAAQLREGIQFFSRKYPSMGFLAYFQAYSNTYAPLDILRERYEEALAQPGIVGLVLGTRPDCVTEEALDYLAELAREHTVMIEYGVESVKDQTLRRIRRGHSYADSVRAIEKTAQRGITVGAHLMLGLPGETYEDWIAQAQAVSALPLDHLKLHQLQIVRDTTLADEYLADPSRFHLFSPEEYLETVVDYLERLNPQIVVERFTSEAPADLLLAPDWGKLRNYQFAMKVEKRLRERDTYQGRLYAEQDIVLHL
- a CDS encoding phosphatidylserine decarboxylase, whose protein sequence is MSESQGPEFFNRLTGQIERESVYGEAWLDWAYNKPLGRLTVELAAKRAWFSRWYGWRMDRRSSARKIVPFIEKYGLDINEMARPPDHFQNFNDFFSRHLKPEARPIDADEATVVFPADGRHLGFADVSASDQFYAKGQRMDLEKLLGDPVLADQYSGGSMVISRLCPVDYHRFHYPAEGVPGETLLVNGSLYSVNPVCLRQRLSVLWENKRALTGLKTESFGQILCLEVGATCVGTIVQTHVPGQYTPKGGEKGYFGFGGSMCITLFEPGRVELSADLLEHTAAGRELYAHMGDVMGA